A single region of the Theileria annulata chromosome 4, complete sequence, *** SEQUENCING IN PROGRESS *** genome encodes:
- a CDS encoding uncharacterized protein (Tap579b07.q1c.C.cand.92 - score = 51.49;~SMART 2 transmembrane domains at 187-209 and 230-249; pfam:DUF221 (PF02714) at 441-819, E()=2.40e-05;~8 probable transmembrane helices predicted for TA10020 by TMHMM2.0 at aa 7-29, 187-209, 230-249, 505-527, 548-570, 574-596, 609-631 and 708-730), which translates to MSFDDYSYLAFIAIVIFDIAALSLSLYLWSKYRLFIISLVHNGFSSRKIRLKKKLSDKNEQIFDERNLNPAKLTSLLLKKGIFTNLPYTHSDTYLDQLTNSKTFSSGKFDDKNIRSSDSMDNLIITIRDTSGSIGTDEIPGARRLAKTLHKYKNSTTWWSYLLYDCSKRIHNNEAKLYLNFMGQSCRLLLICFLFSVSINILVFIIFLFQKEPYRFLNYTFQDMLNSKTTTWALYIATWVYSFVTYYFIMKFRDHLEGNKQLSAILRPQLHTLMIYGFDKAVTDPSVIYNHFDNYFPGQVISAHIVMNHSRRLILENKLEYAKLQLAGLYDSISIVPGFELSHKSSESKQHEVDEDLINLEPKSKLKRFYSSTSLFRDLPRSDSLKIRSFSCHNLHYSPQKNKSEHKRSDSSDRDIYGRYGRRKSRFIKRIMTIKNLKKEIDEEKRKVQTTSSRICFVSFADSNLVMHILRDKKILESMFNWLISPAPHPKDIIWLNLSRSANEILLRGFLINFVVILFYVLVTYFLAKLNIIRRYNGPKNNEGVAQLINSSFWHGIIQSLVTLFINSAVHPNLIFFLTKNIGKIFEFIIILGIWTHTRFQKYLLFEHVVYLFTSTIFVPLLASMIAIWRVFDGNVDLLSVELGRILINTSWKYVTTYIINASLLVPCNQLLQLSPLALRYFNQAVFNTDEGVPFFDLGYWYAYHLSVFTLALSFGLFIPYLLPLAALYFAVRFYVDRHNIAYNLSQFPFDTSGDISKMAVKSMLLCVSIMQFMMSGVFSQSKKLSPFLNTILYIAPVVSFKTFLKNNLDHLAPHVWLLY; encoded by the exons ATGAGTTTTGATGATTACAGTTATTTGGCCTTTATAGCTATTGTAATATTCGATATAGCAGCTCTTTCGTTATCTCTCTATTTATGGTCCAAATATCGGCTATTTATCATTTCTCTTGTACACAATGGTTTCTCTAGCCGGAAAATTCGGCttaaaaagaaattaagTGATAAAAATGAACAAATATTCGATGAAAGGAACCTTAATCCAGCTAAATTGACCAGTTTGCTGCTTAAAAAAGGtatttttactaatttgCCATATACACATTCAGATACATACCTGGATCAACTAACAAATTCTAAGACGTTCTCGTCAGGAAAATTCGACGATAAGAATATACGTTCATCTGATTCGATGGATAATCtaattattactattagAGACACTAGTGGATCTATCGGTACAGATGAAATTCCAGGAGCCAGAAGACTGGCAAAAACCTTACacaaatataaaaacaGCACAACATGGTGGAGTTATTTGTTATATGATTGTTCAAAGAGAATACATAATAATGAAGCAAAGTTATATCTAAACTTTATGGGACAGAGCTGTAGACTATTACTGATATGCTTTTTATTTTCTGTTTCCATAAACATTCTAGTttttatcatcttcttGTTCCAAAAGGAACCATATAGATTTCTgaattacacatttcagGATATGTTAAACTCGAAAACAACGACCTGGGCATTGTACATTGCAACCTGGGTCTACTCATTTGtaacatattatttcattatgAAGTTTAGAGATCATTTAGAG GgaaataaacaattaagTGCAATTTTGAGGCCTCAACTACATACATTGATGATATATGGATTTGATAAAGCAGTAACTGACCCTTCAGTAATATATAACCACTTCGATAACTATTTCCCTGGTCAAGTCATCTCAGCTCACATTGTCATGAACCATAGCCGAAGGCTGAT tTTAGAAAACAAGCTGGAATATGCGAAACTACAACTGGCAGGACTATATGACTCCATTTCAATAGTTCCTGGGTTTGAATTGAGTCATAAATCTTCTGAATCGAAACAACATGAAGTAGATGAAGATCTGATTAATCTAGAACCTAAATCCAAACTGAAAAGATTTTATAGCTCAACATCACTTTTTAGAGATCTGCCTAGGTCAGATAGTTTGAAAATTAGGTCATTTTCTTGCCACAACCTTCACTACTCACCccaaaaaaataaatcgGAACATAAGAGGAGTGATAGCTCTGATAGAGATATATATGGCAGATACGGAAGGAGGAAGAgtagatttattaaaagaattaTGACAATtaaaaatctaaaaaaaGAGATAGATGAA GAAAAGAGAAAGGTTCAAACAACATCATCTAGAATCTGTTTTGTGTCTTTTGCAGACTCAAACTTGGTTATGCATATCCTGAGAG ATAAGAAAATTCTAGAATCGATGTTTAACTGGCTAATCTCACCAGCACCTCACCCAAAGGATATAATATGGCTAAACCTCAGCAGATCAGCTAACGAGATTTTACTAAGAGGatttttaatcaatttCGTGGTAATACTTTTCTACGTACTTGTGACCTATTTTCTGGCAAAACTGAACATAATAAGGAGATATAACGGACCAAAGa ATAACGAAGGAGTTGCACAACTCATCAACTCGTCATTTTGGCATG GTATCATTCAGTCCTTGGTTACCTTGTTTATCAACTCTGCTGTACACCCTAATCTTATATTTTTCCTCACCAAGAACATTGGTAAAATTTTCgagtttataattattttaggGATATGGACCCATACTCGATTTCAAAAATACCTTCTATTCGAGCACGTTGTATACTTGTTCACAAGTACCATCTTTGTACCACTCCTGGCATCTATGATCGCAATTTGG AGAGTTTTCGATGGGAATGTAGATCTACTTTCAGTGGAGTTGGGAAGAATACTGATTAACACATCGTGGAAATACGTCACAACTTACATAATCAATGCCAGCCTGTTGGTTCCATGCAACCAACTACTTCAATTATCGCCACTGGCAT TAAGATATTTCAACCAAGCAGTATTTAACACTGATGAAGGGGTACCATTTTTTGATTTGGGATACTGGTATGCTTACCATTTATCTGTGTTCACCTTGGCTCTTTCATTCGG GTTATTTATTCCATACCTCCTTCCGCTAGCTGCGCTCTATTTTGCAGTAAGATTCTATGTCGACAGACATAATATCGCATACAATTTATCGCAGTTTCCGTTTGACACATCAGGAGATATATCGAAAATGGCAGTAAAATCAATGCTTCTTTGCGTTTCTATTATGCAGTTTATGATGTCAGGTGTTTTCAGTCAGAGCAAAAAGTTATCTCCATTCttaaatacaattttatatatagcTCCTGTGGTAAGCTTCAAAACTTTcttaaaaaacaatttaGACCACTTGGCTCCTCATGTATGGCTCTTATACTGA
- a CDS encoding uncharacterized protein (Tap579b07.q1c.cand.60 - score = 9.09) codes for MDDSTDSDKFYTLIQRSPVLESLKDTLDQMVEGFYIRKDTSDKILKEASKQFVMVLNNNKSLLPKCYVFGQLAQYSYFNKSWVFNIKNPVMFQYLDPDNINDPFDIDVVDDYTPRARSSLTKDLPKHLNSMNSERYCLNGYLKIIGTEDI; via the exons ATGGATGATTCAACCGATTcagataaattttatactcTAATTCAGAGGTCTCCTGTTTTGGAATCTCTTAAAGATACTCTGGATCAAATGGTTGAAGGTTTCTATATCCGAAAGGACACCTCcgataaaatattaaaggAAGCTTCCAAA CAATTTGTGATGGTATTGAACAACAACAAATCTCTGCTGCCAAAGTGCTACGTATTTGGTCAATTGGCTCAATACAgctattttaataaatcttGGGTTTTCAACATAAAGAATCCAGTGATGTTTCAGTACTTGGACCCTGATAATATCAATG ATCCTTTCGACATCGACGTAGTGGATGACTACACACCACGGGCAAGGTCCAGTCTCACAAAGGACCTTCCCaaacatttaaattcaatGAATTCAGAAAGATACTGCCTAAACGgctatttaaaaataatcgGAACTGAGGatatttag
- a CDS encoding vacuolar protein sorting (Vps) 26 homologue, putative (Tap579b07.q1c.cand.59 - score = 165.13;~SMART pfam:Vps26 (PF03643) at aa 3-277, E()=8.20e-110): MIFGNAVSLDIEIDTDPSRSFVFVDPVQKGAKCPIFSEGEDISGTAFISIKPGKRLEHGGIKVELIGQSDTLYDRAGVYDFFVMSKEIEPPGTLTESKQYKWKFPLVGLENETYWGVNIRLYYFIRITIIRGYGGNITKESSFAVQNLAPQPEINDTIKMEVGIEDSLHIEFEYNKSKYHLRDVILGKVYFLLVSISVKFMEIAIQRVETITLGRVVVNETVTVTNFEIMDGSPIKGECIPVRLYLDGLDVCPTYKNVQNKLTVKHYINLMIVDEDDKRYFKKQEIELWRNHLG; this comes from the exons ATGATATTCGGGAATGCGGTCAGCCTAGACATCGAAATCGACACGGATCCAAGCAGATCGTTTGTTTTTGTCGATCCTGTACAAAAAGGAGCCAAATGTCCAATATTTTCA GAAGGAGAAGATATAAGTGGAACAGCATTCATAAGTATAAAGCCAGGAAAACGACTTGAACACGGAGGAATCAAGGTTGAACTCATCGGCCAAAGCG aCACTTTATATGATAGAGCCGGTGTGTACGACTTTTTCGTCATGTCAAAGGAAATTGAGCCGCCAG GAACACTAACCGAGAGCAAACAGTATAAATGGAAGTTTCCCCTGGTTGGATTGGAAAATGAAACTTATTGGGGAGTAAATATTAGGTTGTACTACTTCATTAGGATAACAATAATTAGAGGATATGGAGG GAATATAACAAAAGAGTCAAGCTTTGCAGTCCAAAACTTAGCGCCACAACCTGAGATCAATGACACAATTAAGATGGAGGTTGGGATTGAAGACTCACTTCATATCGAATTCGAATATAACAAGTCAAAGTACCACCTTCGAGATGTTATACTGGGGAAGGTCTACTTTCTTCTGGTCTCAATAAGCGTTAAATTCATGGAAATCGCTATACAGAGGGTTGAGACCATAACTTTAG GTCGGGTTGTTGTTAATGAAACAGTCACAGTGACGAACTTTGAAATCATGGACGGCTCCCCAATTAAAGGGGAATGTATTCCAGTTAGATTATATTTGGATGGACTGGACGTATGTCCGACATATAAAAATGTCCAAAACAAGTTGACAGTCAAGCATTACATTAACCTCATGATCGTTGATGAGGACGATAAAcgttattttaaaaaacagGAAATTGAACTCTGGAGAAATCACCTCGGATAA
- a CDS encoding uncharacterized protein (Tap579b07.q1c.cand.59 - score = 165.13;~SMART 2 transmembrane domains at aa 349-371 and 378-400;~2 probable transmembrane helices predicted for TA10000 by TMHMM2.0 at aa 349-371 and 378-400), producing MSNLTKLSTQVSSLGSTSAILESLNKFIDSYNDTYNNLYLTSNLQDLKKFISDSISSFEDITLSQLSVKSENLLINNFVSLSKINYSINLGYVYNLNIPENNSQHPNILLKFLLSNNVVIHNNNERFYIPELDLLVTKYRIYNVLYLCFVDIFIRLSEFETAFEKILQLGFVQYYLRVEISNTVFNWDQEITEKLGKNYEQIVRELDRRGIYLSVKKQYKNDHSIIEHVINYFGDRIDLEIWSRIFKLYINIDSIYNTLNKIESFPNSVKKIILSNVKFYFTEAPRRNISIKPSKDGSSPEFIFEDEYEAVELSLVSETPNNCMKKFADEKSLWEMAGRISKSFVMTHVFGVNFPLQCFFAEGMMMFCHLCRDLYHDIYFMVYSVLFEILQIFVGINLYYRYQRKRELSVKLCCGFPRIFKLKLNHSLMPPIFQLVYNQHLSQAKRRAISPEFIIPNFLVKSSMVNKFRNPILGIFEVSPLLKTDMEHNFLFHAHNAMDSKPMLYENFKILPNKDTNRSEEPVEFYLDFNEFDNLRGEYKSRTVLNTMEMLTINGVKISKFEKKNPEFNYIHFLRSLYCKKNRVRIKNFDKKEYSFSDYHLAFIYSDEGSWIIKGYPDNILSVIMTISFFVDDVYMLIHYSQSLEYLKYKDTLKTKNRAFVQTLLPFFPKRSSKDAKKIILFQKHIKKKFRSQLISSRNFIPFIPNVKKSYSKFTKIMLKPEARPKCEVYIKNNQGHESKISFKVTSRKRRNNISLQPFRRRKVNPMLSSNKGSYGKSYVDPDFRYSTTNLRSLYRYNSNLTSFLHSYTIGENIDNNMFFGTPSKCIHLSFGISFKDCNFCNKLNNFKHISHLLYLIDLLSHHLFTLNSTYSTTTGLFGNYKSKTRVKTVYEPSDLMGNTIKSVGSLDLSSRFSEIMSQIDKNFQHKLFTYSMNEYPFKLLKECLENTIFLSLSTAFHESYYNHLVSRLAIYHLMKGRFNIALSLMIQTLSESNIYKINYGGSESHLRENYLCDFDKLFKVQLINKIYIELLNDFYTFRKFNNITGERTFVYDHSESDSKENRNHEHKLCLMTGYSYLMEAQSKFMTTMSIIDKSFREFGSSVDVKQRFLFANREDDFSNKTVETDEYKYTMKLGTEVLLKAVRLNPTDYKSWYYLAQCSMCSNDFHFAYKCCERSIECFDSSLASLLTMVVCNSTRIRTCSPFITDDKTWEEYLQKNSFENAVSFRSIPSPMEPIFEVKLNTKKELEEHLKKYVGGDPESSIIVLNSLQGFENIYVSSAILQMMARLGTKFNSLFPWEYRYLNKSQKDIKVNEDDRELTTNLLSGFRNYVKKMVSGSVEVKFMLCSVQFISLVLELFFSKKFNMRCRHHSRKIQGQYTCGLSLNFIEEELYGWITCIEVLSQIGEVETSRILLPILDVYMDYHLLDRPSKKKSDKNPCKISHRNRNRRKLVQRYFGQDPFGRIDVQLEIKYINVYTKAHNISSKESLKELMEEVMKLNTKYSYRKLLMLQNRIHAGLGEYSNSVEIGNQIHRTTMKIWKNTDFDLEHKSLLAFAYSLDMTGEHEKSEKITTFADQIHLTTPVLKLDLSLSVPL from the coding sequence ATGTCAAACCTAACTAAGCTATCCACTCAAGTTTCTTCACTAGGTTCCACTTCAGCAATACTTGAATCATTAAATAAGTTTATTGATTCCTATAATGACACATACAACAATTTGTACCTAACTTCTAACCTACAAGATTTGAAGAAGTTTATAAGTGATTCGATATCCTCTTTCGAAGATATCACATTATCTCAACTATCAGTGAAATCAGAGAACCtgttaattaataatttcgTTTCGTTGTCGAAAAtcaattattcaataaatttaggATATGTGTATAATCTTAATATCCCGGAAAATAATAGCCAACACCCAAATATTTTGCTAAAATTCTTATTATCAAACAATGTCGTCATACACAACAACAATGAAAGATTCTATATACCCGAACTCGACCTTTTGGTCACAAAATATCGGATTTATAACGTACTATACCTATGCTTTGTGGATATATTCATTAGGCTGTCGGAATTTGAAACAGCATTCGAGAAAATTTTGCAACTCGGATTTGTACAATACTATTTAAGAGTAGAAATCAGTAATACAGTGTTCAATTGGGATCAAGAAATCACGGAAAAATTGGGAAAGAATTATGAACAAATAGTCAGAGAACTTGATAGAAGAGGGATTTATCTATCAGTTAAGAAGCAGTATAAAAATGATCATTCAATAATAGAACACgtaattaactattttGGTGACAGAATTGATCTAGAAATATGGTcaagaatatttaaattgtatataaatatagatTCAATATACAACACACTGAACAAAATAGAGTCATTTCCAAATTCTGTGAAAAAAATCATACTTTCAAATGTGAAATTCTACTTCACAGAAGCCCCGAGGAGaaatatatcaataaaACCCAGTAAGGATGGTTCATCACCTGAATTCATTTTCGAAGATGAATATGAGGCTGTCGAGTTAAGTCTAGTTTCTGAAACACCAAACAACTGTATGAAAAAATTCGCAGACGAAAAGAGTTTATGGGAAATGGCAGGAAGAATTTCAAAGAGTTTTGTCATGACACACGTGTTTGGAGTAAACTTCCCGCTGCAATGTTTCTTTGCGGAGGGAATGATGATGTTCTGCCACCTGTGCAGAGATTTATACCACGACATTTATTTCATGGTTTACTCAGTTCTGTTTGAAATCCTACAGATCTTCGTAGGAATTAACCTGTATTACAGGTATCAGAGAAAAAGAGAACTCTCAGTCAAGCTGTGCTGCGGATTCCCaagaatatttaaactCAAGTTGAATCATAGCCTAATGCCACCCATTTTCCAACTGGTCTATAACCAACACCTATCGCAAGCAAAACGTAGAGCAATCTCACCAGAGTTTATAATTCCAAACTTTCTAGTCAAGTCGTCAATGGTCAACAAGTTCAGAAATCCAATTCTGGGAATTTTTGAGGTTTCTCCACTACTGAAAACTGATATGGAGCATAACTTTCTATTCCACGCACACAACGCAATGGACTCTAAACCAATGctttatgaaaattttaaaatactaCCAAATAAAGATACTAACCGTTCTGAAGAACCGGTAGAATTTTATTTGGATTTcaatgaatttgataatttgaGAGGAGAATATAAATCAAGAACTGTGTTGAATACAATGGAAATGTTGACTATAAACGGAGTAAAGATATCAAAATTCGAAAAAAAGAACCCTGAattcaattatatacattttttaagATCATTATACTGTAAAAAGAATAGGGTGAGAATTAAAAACTTTGATAAAAAGGAATACTCGTTTAGCGACTATCATTTAGCATTCATATACTCAGATGAAGGAAGTTGGATAATTAAAGGGTACCCGGATAACATATTGTCAGTGATAATGACGATATCATTCTTTGTTGATGACGTGTACATGCTTATACACTACTCACAATCACTGGAGtatctaaaatataaagataCACTCAAGACAAAGAACAGAGCATTTGTACAGACATTGTTACCGTTTTTTCCAAAAAGATCATCAAAGGATGCGAAGAAGATAATATTGTTCCAGAAACACATTAAGAAAAAGTTCAGATCGCAGTTGATATCGTCGAGAAATTTCATACCATTCATCCCCAACGTCAAAAAGAGCTATTCGAAGTTCACGAAGATCATGCTGAAACCCGAAGCCAGACCAAAATGTGAAGTTTACATCAAAAATAACCAAGGACATGAATCTAAGATATCATTTAAAGTAACATCAAGGaaaagaagaaataatatttcacTCCAACCATTCAGGCGCAGAAAAGTTAATCCCATGTTAAGCTCCAATAAGGGCTCGTACGGAAAATCATACGTCGACCCTGATTTTAGATACAGCACAACAAACCTGAGATCACTTTATAGGTATAACTCAAATCTGACATCATTCTTACATTCATACACAATTGGAGAAAATATAGATAATAACATGTTCTTTGGAACGCCATCAAAGTGTATACACCTCTCGTTTGGAATATCATTTAAAGATTGCAATTTCTGTAACAAACTAAACAACTTTAAGCATATAAGTCACCTATTGTACCTAATAGACCTGTTATCCCATCACCTGTTCACTTTAAACTCAACGTACTCCACAACTACAGGTTTATTTGGAAACTATAAAAGTAAAACAAGAGTAAAAACAGTGTATGAACCAAGTGATTTAATGGGAAACACAATAAAAAGTGTTGGGAGTTTGGATTTATCATCAAGGTTCTCGGAAATTATGTCACAAATTGACAAGAACTTCCAACACAAGTTGTTTACATATAGTATGAATGAGTACCCATTTAAGCTACTGAAGGAGTGTCTTGAAAACACAATTTTTTTGTCACTATCGACTGCATTCCACGAAAGCTACTACAATCACTTGGTTTCAAGGCTCGCAATATACCACCTGATGAAGGGAAGATTTAACATAGCACTCTCCCTGATGATCCAGACACTCTCTGAATCcaatatttacaaaatcAATTACGGAGGGTCAGAATCACACTTGAgagaaaattatttgtgtGATTTCGATAAGCTGTTTAAGGTAcaactaataaataaaatatacattgAGCTTTTGAATGATTTCTATACATTCAGAAAGTTCAACAATATTACTGGGGAGAGAACATTCGTATATGATCATTCGGAGTCTGATTCAAAGGAGAATAGGAACCATGAACATAAATTATGCTTAATGACGGGATATTCGTACCTGATGGAAGCACAATCGAAATTCATGACCACAATGTCGATAATAGATAAGAGTTTTCGTGAATTCGGTTCTAGCGTTGATGTAAAACAAAGATTTTTATTTGCAAACAGAGAAGATGATTTTAGTAATAAAACTGTAGAAACGGACGAATACAAGTATACAATGAAACTAGGAACAGAAGTATTGCTCAAGGCAGTAAGACTAAACCCTACGGATTATAAGTCATGGTATTACCTGGCCCAATGCAGTATGTGCTCAAACGATTTTCACTTCGCATACAAGTGCTGCGAACGTTCAATTGAGTGCTTTGACTCATCATTGGCGTCACTTCTGACAATGGTCGTTTGCAATAGTACAAGGATCAGAACCTGCTCACCCTTCATTACGGATGATAAAACTTGGGAAGAGTACCTCCAGAAAAATTCTTTTGAAAATGCAGTGTCTTTCAGATCAATACCTTCACCAATGGAACCAATTTTTGAGGTTAAATTAAACACTAAAAAAGAGTTGGAAGAACACCTTAAAAAATACGTTGGAGGTGATCCAGAAAGTTCAATAATTGTCTTGAATTCACTACAAGGCTTTGAAAACATCTATGTATCAAGCGCGATTCTGCAAATGATGGCTAGACTGGGaactaaatttaattctttattcCCATGGGAATATAGGTATCTGAACAAGTCTCAAAAGGATATAAAGGTGAATGAGGATGATCGAGAATTAACAACAAATTTGTTATCAGGGTTCAGAAATTACGTAAAAAAGATGGTTTCAGGTTCAGTAGAGGTGAAGTTCATGTTGTGCTCAGTACAGTTTATTAGTCTTGTCTTGGAACTATTTTTCTCGAAGAAGTTTAACATGAGATGCAGACACCATAGTAGAAAAATACAAGGACAATACACTTGCGGACTTAGTCTAAATTTTATAGAAGAGGAACTTTACGGCTGGATAACATGTATTGAAGTGTTATCGCAAATAGGAGAAGTTGAAACTTCAAGAATTCTGCTCCCAATTCTGGACGTGTACATGGATTACCACCTCCTGGATAGGCCGAGTAAAAAGAAGTCCGACAAAAACCCTTGTAAAATAAGTCACAGGAATAGAAATAGGAGAAAATTAGTGCAGAGGTACTTTGGCCAGGATCCTTTCGGTCGCATTGACGTTCAACTAGaaataaagtatataaacGTTTACACAAAGGCACATAACATATCGAGTAAAGAATCCCTAAAGGAGTTGATGGAAGAAGTTATGAAATTAAACACGAAGTATTCATACAGGAAACTACTAATGTTACAGAACAGAATTCATGCGGGGCTCGGAGAATATAGCAACTCAGTTGAAATTGGGAACCAGATACACAGAACGACCAtgaaaatttggaaaaacACAGACTTTGACTTGGAACATAAAAGCCTTTTGGCATTTGCGTACTCACTAGATATGACAGGAGAGCATGAGAAATCAGAAAAAATCACTACATTCGCAGACCAGATTCATCTAACAACACCAGTGCTAAAGCTTGACCTAAGCCTCAGTGTGCCGTTgtga